A stretch of the Rosa rugosa chromosome 5, drRosRugo1.1, whole genome shotgun sequence genome encodes the following:
- the LOC133708191 gene encoding uncharacterized protein LOC133708191, with product MQCYFLYQLQQQKHKIVRRKKKDTYDDFFDHDDLDKLPPNLPPPLKTLATWANDNLKDGITIHTTLGEELFGYRKKVAIFRRDVYAMTNMEEVSAGCVVMYMSFLYQVLKKSKMLDMIGFVDPANTGVIGCGNPTERARSLSVSYERGKPGQIFLVPYNSGCHWMLTVANPTEEVVYFMDPLKRRLITGEWRTIVDNSIKIFNAQKHRKGRKTVQWKNCAGIPEQMGDKTCGYWIMHYMRDIVEDKNQEWSAKWERKANHYYTMENVDVVRAEWAKYVMKFRDN from the exons ATGCAATGTTATTTTTTATATCAATTGCAGCAACAAAAGCATAAAATTGTGAGGAGGAAAAAGAAGGATACATATGATGATTTTTTTGATCATGATGATTTGGACAAGCTGCCACCCAATTTGCCTCCACCACTTAAGACGTTGGCCACATGGGCTAATGATAACTTAAAGGATGGGATCACCATCCACACAACCTTAGGCGAGGAATTATTTGGATATCGAAAGAAGGTCGCCATCTTCAGAAGGGATGTGTATGCCATGACCAACATGGAGGAGGTTTCTGCCGGCTGCGTTGTGATGTATATGAG CTTCCTTTATCAAGTGTTGAAGAAATCGAAGATGCTTGACATGATTGGCTTCGTAGATCCTGCTAATACTGGTGTCATTGGCTGTGGAAATCCGACTGAACGGGCTCGTTCGTTGTCAGTTTCTTATGAAAGAGGGAAGCCTGGTCAGATTTTTTTGGTCCCCTATAATTCAGG CTGTCATTGGATGTTGACGGTGGCGAACCCCACTGAAGAAGTTGTGTATTTTATGGATCCGCTAAAGAGGCGACTCATCACCGGTGAATGGAGAACTATTGTGGACAA ctcCATCAAAATATTCAATGCCCAAAAACATAGGAAAGGCCGAAAGACTGTTCAATGGAAAAACTGTGCA GGCATTCCGGAGCAGATGGGTGATAAGACTTGTGGATATTGGATTATGCATTACATGAGGGATATAGTAGAGGACAAAAACCAAGAGTGGAGTGCTAAG TGGGAAAGAAAAGCAAATCACTATTACACAATGGAGAATGTTGATGTTGTCCGGGCAGAGTGGGCAAAGTATGTTATGAAGTTCAGAGATAACTAG